The genomic window GTCCAGATAATGCTCCACCAGATGTTATAATTCCAAGGCTGATGAGATACAATGAAAATAAGCATCGTGAAGCTTTCTTACATGCTATCCATGAGTGCATGATTTGTTTCAGCGAGTGTCCTGGTAATTATTTCACCTTCGTTGTATCTGCAGTAATGTTTACGGTGTTGCGCGTAGAAGTTTTCTGCTGTGTAAGTTAACAATAAAGGTGTCTGTTGACCTATGGTTGTCCCGGCATAGTATGGACCTATTTGTCTATATATTATCATATTGCCACTCTACATGCAGTTTAGTCCCCAAACTTTCCTTTTTTATACAGTTCACTAGGTACTGGAGTTGTAAATTTTTACATGTTTTTCCATTACAGGTAGAAATAGACCTTATTCTGATTTCTATGTTAAATAgtcttgaaaaaaaaaattccagcTGTACTTGTTTGTATAACTTTAAAAGCCTAGCGAGGTCTTCATAACTGTCTTCAACTTGGATATGCTCTATATCCATTTCTTTTATCCTCACTATCTGAATTGATGCTGcttctatttttcttctaatcTAATTTGTTATCTCATCAGGTGTTGATTTCATCAAACTTCCGTGTCATCATTTCTTTTGCTGGAAATGCATGCAAACATACTGCAAAATGAATGTCAAGGAAGGAAATGTAGTGAAGTTGCTATGTCCTGATACGAAATGTGAAGGTGCTGTTCCTCCAAATGTATTGAAAAGGTTGCTTGGAGAGGACGAATATGAACGTTGGGAGGGATTACTGCTTCAGAGAACTCTTGATGCCATGAAAGATGTTGTCTACTGTCCAAGATGTCAAACTGCTTGCTTGGAGGACGTAGGTAATGAAGCAGTGTGTTCAAGTTGTTTGTTCAGCTTTTGTACCCTTTGTAGAAATCGCCGTCATATTGGAGAGCAATGTATGTCTCCAGAAGAAAGACTTATGATCTTGGAGGTAAGAGAACTTGATTCCCTGTATATTTAACTTATACCTAATGTATTATATTTAAGGCTTGATATGATCACAATATAGAAATTTTTAGTATACTAATATATGATAAGTAGAAACAGAAAATGGGAACTACTAGAAAACAGTTTACATATGCTCGAATCTAATGTATGGTTGTTCAGATGTTTATTGTTTTCTGTTCTGAGTGTCTTAAGCAGAAAACCATCGTCAGGAAGGGTTACTGGTGGTGGTTACATTTTTTACCATAGTGTCCACAATGATTTCTGGCTAGATGCCTATATATGTATCTTGTGACCAGCAAACAAGATATACCTGTAGCTGTCTTTTCTAGCACCTGTAGAGTGATTATACTAGACAGCATCTTGATATACTCTGATGGCAGCGATGCTTTAACTAATGCTTTCTGGAGAAAGGTTGATTAATTGAGGGGGCCAGTTTGGTTATGTTCTCTAGAGTATTTTTGGGAATCTCAATTCTTAATTTCATTTTTATACAGAAACGCCAAGAATCTGGGAATGTGCAAGGAGATCAGATGAAAATTCTAGAGGAACTACGCAGCCTGAAGGAAATTATGAAGGATTCAAAACAGTGCCCAAAATGCAGGATGGCCATATCTAAGACAGAAGGATGCAATAAGATGCATTGCGGGAACTGTGGGGAGTACTTTTGCTATCAATGCAACCGTGCGATCACTGGATATGAGCATTTCAGGTGAGTTATCTTTCAGTAATAACCACATTCTGTTCTTTGCTATATACTGGCTTGACAAAAAAAAAGATCCATTTTTGCATACAGGGGTTCTTGTGTGCTTTTCCCTCAAGAGGAACTAGACAGATGGGAAATGCAAATGAATCAAAGGGTCCGACGCCAAGTTGTTGCACATGCGCATGCTGAAATGCATGGGCAGAATGGTCATGCTCATCCTTGCCCTACATGTCGGCAACCGTCTCCAAAGGTAAGCAGCTACTTTGTTCAAAACGGAATTGAGGACTAGGGGACAAATCCAGCAGCTGTGTATCTTCGCATGAAGAGACCAATAGAATTTTGTTTCTGGCCATTTACGCTTTTAAAATTGTGTTGCTGTTCGGGACTTTTGCCCATATATGTTTTGATCTGTGCTTTGACCTTTTAGTTGTGATTATTTCGTTTATGGGATtccaattattattattaaataaTGAGATTAAATAACAATGAGCCATGTCTCGATTGAATTTCATAAGTGCTAGTATTACTTATTTGGATACTGTATATAAAGTAAAACTGTTGCTGATATCTAGGTCACTTTATTTTATTTATCGTTTGAACTAAGGCAAGCCTGGGCTAAACCACAATAGTGGGTTTTCTTAGTGGACTCCTGACAGCTTGGAACTGTATTGTGATTTCCCCCAACCAGAATCAAACAAATGCCTTGGCATTACCTCTTATGTACTTGCTTTGGTAACTTTGGCAGATCGGAAACAACAACCACCtcttctgttgggcatgccaGAAGCATTTTTGTGCCCTGTGCCATAAGACTGTCCAAAAGCCCGCACAGCATTATGGTCCCAAAGGATGCAAGCAGCATTCGGCAGATCCCTGAACGAGGTTTTCCCATATGTGCATCAACACTGTGGTGCCAGTGCAATTTCCAAGTGTTTTGTGCAAGTACACATATATACTTATCCTGGGACGTACTTAACTCCTGGATTCCAATTTTTGGCTGCGAGCATGTTTTGAAGTTTCCATTGTCATTGTACCTACACTAACAGTTCTGCAGTTTACATTCGTGAACATGAACAGGAATTATTCATTCATTCAGTACCGGATGAATTGTTGAGATTACTCTGTACATTGAAGATGCGATTGAACATCAAGTCAAAAAACAATAGAACCTTGCAGAATTCTGAGAGGGAAGATTATTTGTTGTACTGTTGGATTGATCTTGTGCCAATACAAAGAAAGTTATCATTGTTAGGTTACATGTTTTCTTATTTTAACTTGCGTTCCCGATAGTCGGACGTGTGGTTTGAGTGACGATTCTCATTGAAATATTGAATGTTCTTGCTGGTTGCCTGCATCATCAATTTTCCCCCCTTAATTCAGTATTTTTTTTTCCAGTAATGATCTCATGATCCATCTTTGTCTGCCGAAAGGAAAAAGGTTTGAAGAAGTCCGTCTGGCCTCCCTCAACTATTGTATGCCTTCCTCAATCGGAAAACTGGATTTTTctccctaaacttttaaaactGTCCTATTTACCTTTTTGAACAGTTTTAGTTGATGTGATGCCAGGTTTTAGTTGATGTGACGCCAGGTTAGCCAGGAGAAAGGTAAATCGAACGTTCGCGTAGATTTGAACAAACACTGGGTCAGGTTAAGTTTAGGTTACGTCAGGAAAAAATGTCAGGTTAAAATTTTTGGCCCGAACTTCCTGACACAATAGCGAGTTAGATTATTCTCGGGCTTTTCTACTTTGGTTTGGATTTTTTTCGTGTTGGGTCAGGTCAGAGGTCAAAATCATAACTTGAACCTGACCCGACACACTGGAAAGTCGAGTCGGGTGGCCCATGACTAGGTTTACTTTTTAGCGATAGTTTAGAGGATCAATTAAATTTCTAATAGAGCCCTTTTACAGTACTTGAATTTAACATGTATTAAAATGATAAAATGGATGCCCATAGATTTTGCATCTCCTACTATAATGTCCACTACCAAGTTAGGAAAATGAATGGCCAATAGCTTATCATGTGCAACTATAATGCCAACATGATGGCCCTGTCTGTTTGCAATCGCCGTAATGCAGGGATGTTTTTCGATTCTCGATTTTGCTAGTTCAAAGTTCTGAATCGGTGGTGAGCAGAAGCTGAGATAATCGAGGCATTTGGTGGGATTCTCGTTTTTTTTCCACCAAGAATCTATTATAAGCGGAAGCAAACAGGGCTGGTGTCCAGTAATTCTCCATGTCCTAATGTAAATATCAATTGTATTGATCAAGAGATAAGTTGTAAAATCATTAGAAGTTTAGACACATTAGAAGTCCACAATCCAGAAAAAAGGCCAATTATAACCATCGCTTCCCAAAAGAACAAAATATAGGTCTATGTCCCATAAAGACCAACTTCTGTAAGTAAACTCAATCAGTTCACACACCATCCTGTACCAAACAAAAGGGCAATCATATAACATAATTGAACAAACTCTTCTTATGGCACATATGCAAGGAATAATCTTAGAGAACATTTAACATGGTTACTAATTTTGGAACCATAGGGAGACCTAGGATCACAAAAGAAAAACAACACAAAAATTCCAAAACCAAATCTTGGATGCATTAAGTAAAGTCTGTTAAGTTCAATCGACATTGCACACTAACATAGTCAAGATGCTTGGATCTAATAATTGAAAACTATCAAAAATAAATTAATGAAGTGTTGAAAGCTGGATAATGATATCATGACACAAGAAACAAACTATCTAACCTTTATTAGTCAATGGCCCATGTAACCGGTTGAAACCATTTTTGTAACATCACGCTCAAAAGATCCTGATGTCGAAGTTGTGTCTCCATAGATGGAGCCACCACCTATTGATGAATCTCCAAAGTTCCTTGCATACCCATTGGTTGATTGGTTTAAGTTACTGACACCACTTGATCCAACATTCCTTCCATAAACATTGGAACCTTGACCAAAGTTGCTTTCATTGGACCCATAACCAAAGTTTCTAGTACAGTAAACAGAGCAATTATTGGCACCTAGAGCAGGCACATGATGAGGGTTTCCCCAATTCACATTATTGTTCCCAATTCCACTAAGAAGGTCCCCATTTCTAAATGGCACAAAGAAATTAGAGCTTGTGGAACTAGAAGAGTGATTAAGGGCAAAAATACCCCAAAAGGTTACTAACTAGTGAGTCAAACAGTAAACCATTATTTTCATTGACTCCACCATAGCTAACATAGTTGTTGAATCCACCTGAATTTCCATTGTAATATGGATTAAGATGCCATCCACGCTGGATACCACTATTGAAGCTAGAGCCACTTTCAGTACATGGGTTCATCCATGCGTCAAAATTCATTCCAATTCCATAACTACCACCAAAAGATGGATAACCATTATTCCCACCTGATAGAAGACCAAAACATTCATCCATCCTCATTCCATAGCCACCTAATGGACTCATATTGTAATGCTGGGTATATCCATTAAGGAAGCTATTGGTTCTACCAGTTACATAATTGAACCCATTCATAGGAGAGCACATGCTAGGTCTAGGAGACGGTTCCTTAGAAATAGCTCGCTTGACCTCGACCCTCTTACCTTTCAATTTATGGAGTGTCTTGAATAATGCCCTATCCATGGCATCTTCTGAATCATACGTGATGAACCCAAAGCTAATGTAAATATCAATTGTATTGATCAAGAGATAAGTTTCACATATATCCCCAAATCTGAGACCTCACCTCCCCAACCACTGCTGTCAGCCATGGACCCTGAAAAGCAGTAGGGATCAAGACATCATGTCTTAATAAAGTTATCTACCATGTATCCATGTTTCAAATATTAGAAAAGAACAATAGAGCAAACCTCTAGTCATTACAATGCACTGTTTATGGTTTGTCTAACTTGGGCTAACGGCTTATTTGATGGTTAAATGCAGATGGTATGattggcatggctatcatcacagGCGCCTTTGGAGTTGTGGGTCTTGTTGCTGGTGGTATAATTGCTGCGGCTTCTTCGTCATCCAGGAGAAGATGAAGATATCTTCTTTCTTGAAGTGAATAAGAAATCAAGACGGGCAAAAGCTTGGTGACATATGATCATCACTTTTGTGCTCAGTGTGAAGGGGTGCTCACTTGTCTTTTTTCCTGTACTTTGCACGTGAGACCAACCTTGTATTGTGTCCAAACGAGAGATAAATGTATTCTTAACAGTAGAGGATGAGGCTCAGGAACATTTCGATTGTTGTACTTTGTGTTGCTGCAGAAGATGCTGTGAGTATAGTAGAATA from Miscanthus floridulus cultivar M001 chromosome 11, ASM1932011v1, whole genome shotgun sequence includes these protein-coding regions:
- the LOC136491355 gene encoding uncharacterized protein isoform X1, which codes for MPRKSHKARGAASHAPVGLTAGPRPPRKAAAPNPSPAAEPPQAGVAEAEGLKAPDAGASAAAEALERLRVAPASDGDPPSPSPPPSEPVHEDPAPPVEASSSGRPAAGGSWEEEAVRKLHELAEVGGDEVELTEEEVRANDQRQEDEICALEAIFGDAVVILDRKGGQRSFQVLVHIEIPDSIDVSTKLNYGDGTLNYGATRDDDDDDLFYKFRVEHLPPILLTCLLPTSYPSHRPPFFTISTYWLDKGMISLLCRMLDMLWEEQQGMEVTYQWVQWLQSSSLSHIGFGNEVILSKSDVTCDADGEDKRACPDNAPPDVIIPRLMRYNENKHREAFLHAIHECMICFSECPGVDFIKLPCHHFFCWKCMQTYCKMNVKEGNVVKLLCPDTKCEGAVPPNVLKRLLGEDEYERWEGLLLQRTLDAMKDVVYCPRCQTACLEDVGNEAVCSSCLFSFCTLCRNRRHIGEQCMSPEERLMILEKRQESGNVQGDQMKILEELRSLKEIMKDSKQCPKCRMAISKTEGCNKMHCGNCGEYFCYQCNRAITGYEHFRSIFAYRGSCVLFPQEELDRWEMQMNQRVRRQVVAHAHAEMHGQNGHAHPCPTCRQPSPKIGNNNHLFCWACQKHFCALCHKTVQKPAQHYGPKGCKQHSADP
- the LOC136491355 gene encoding uncharacterized protein isoform X2, yielding MPRKSHKARGAASHAPVGLTAGPRPPRKAAAPNPSPAAEPPQAGVAEAEGLKAPDAGASAAAEALERLRVAPASDGDPPSPSPPPSEPVHEDPAPPVEASSSGRPAAGGSWEEEAVRKLHELAEVGGDEVELTEEEVRANDQRQEDEICALEAIFGDAVVILDRKGGQRSFQVLVHIEIPDSIDVSTKLNYGDGTLNYGATRDDDDDDLFYKFRVEHLPPILLTCLLPTSYPSHRPPFFTISTYWLDKGMISLLCRMLDMLWEEQQGMEVTYQWVQWLQSSSLSHIGFGNEVILSKSDVTCDADGEDKRACPDNAPPDVIIPRLMRYNENKHREAFLHAIHECMICFSECPGVDFIKLPCHHFFCWKCMQTYCKMNVKEGNVVKLLCPDTKCEGAVPPNVLKRLLGEDEYERWEGLLLQRTLDAMKDVVYCPRCQTACLEDVGNEAVCSSCLFSFCTLCRNRRHIGEQCMSPEERLMILEKRQESGNVQGDQMKILEELRSLKEIMKDSKQCPKCRMAISKTEGCNKMHCGNCGEYFCYQCNRAITGYEHFRGSCVLFPQEELDRWEMQMNQRVRRQVVAHAHAEMHGQNGHAHPCPTCRQPSPKIGNNNHLFCWACQKHFCALCHKTVQKPAQHYGPKGCKQHSADP